The sequence GAAATGAGTACATAACGGCGGTACTTACCGTTATAAGCATGAAGTTGGAAGGAGACCATCTCCTTCAAACAGAGTGGAACCGCGCGAAACAAGCGTCTCTGAATCAAATATACAGAGGCGCTTGTTTTTATTTTTTTAGGAATTTATAAAATTTGTTTATTGTCGTAATCCAGCTTTGCACTTGTCGGGCTGACCAGTTGTTTACGTTCTTGTCTAGGAAAATAATATCTATTTCTACATGGTGGTTAATTTTTTGAAACGTAGTATTGTCTAGCTTTAAACGCTCAAGTTGTAGCAAACTTCACATTTCTTCCTGCGATAAGTCAACATCGGCTCGAATCTAAAGGAAGGCCTGCTAAAAGCGGGCTTGCCGCTAAGGCGTCGGCATACCCCTGTTTTAGAGGCATGTTTCCCTGATCTTGTCGGAAGCTCTCCAGTTTGGATGCCGCCACCAGGCATTTCTAGCTTTTGTTCTATGTGAAAACGGCTAAAAAGGATTATCAAGCTAAGGAATTAAGGGCTTTGTTTCATCGAGTGGAAGGCTTGCCAGGCCTTAGAAACAGGGGGGCTGGAAAAAACCAATAAATAATATTTGCTATACCATGTAATTGTTTTATATGTAACATTAAATTTTCCGCTGCGTTATCTCAACGCCAGCAGCTACAATGATTTTATACATTCTAGGTACAGTTGTTGTACCATTATAATGGCCTTAATAACCCTTTTTAACATTTTCGTAAAAGTAAATATTAACGTTGAAGTTGTTTGTATAAGTATAGATGTAATAGCAGACTGCCTGTCATACTAACAAGGAATAAGTTAACGTCTATCCTGCATCTATAAAAGGTTCACTTTTTTGTTTTTTACCATAAAGAGAAGGAGGTTAATCAAGTGGGAATATGGAAAAGAATGAAGGAAGATATGGATGTGGTGTTTGAACAAGATCCGGCTGCTCGCTCCTATTTTGAAGTTTTCTTAACCTATTCAGGACTACATGCCGTTTGGTGGCACCGAGTTGCTCATATGTTTTATAGGCGGAGAATGTTTTTTATTGCACGTGCAATCTCTCAGCTAAATCGTTTTTTAACAGGGATCGAAATTCATCCTGGTGCAATTATCGGTCGTCGTTTATTTATTGATCATGGAATGGGAGTTGTCATTGGTGAAACTTGCGAAATTGGTGATAATGTCACCATATTTCAAGGTGTCACTTTAGGTGGTACAGGGAAAGAAAAAGGAAAAAGACATCCCACTGTAAAAGACAATGCACTCATTGCTACAGGTGCAAAGGTTCTTGGTTCTATAACCATTGGCGAAAGCGCTAAGATTGGGGCTGGGTCTGTTGTGCTGAAGGATGTACCGGATCACGCAACCGTAGTAGGGGTTCCTGGAAAGGTAGTGAGGCAACGAGGGGAAAAAATTAGAAAAGACCTCGACCATCATAAACTACCTGATCCAGTTGCAAATCGTTGTGAGCATTTACAACAAGAGATTGATGAATTAAGGGCGGAAATAGCTGAATTAAAAGAAATAGTCAAAGGGAAAGAAGGGAATAGATACGATGTCTATAAAAATCTATAATACGATTACACGTAAAAAAGAAGTATTTACGCCTTTACAGCCGGGAAAGGTAAGTATGTATGTTTGCGGACCAACTGTATACAACTATATTCATATTGGTAATGCACGACCTGCAATTGTCTTTGATACGGTAAGACGTTATTTAGAATATAAAGGTTATGAAGTTGACTATGTGCTTAATTTTACAGATGTAGATGATAAAATAATTAAAGTTGCTAAGGA is a genomic window of Virgibacillus proomii containing:
- the cysE gene encoding serine O-acetyltransferase — its product is MKEDMDVVFEQDPAARSYFEVFLTYSGLHAVWWHRVAHMFYRRRMFFIARAISQLNRFLTGIEIHPGAIIGRRLFIDHGMGVVIGETCEIGDNVTIFQGVTLGGTGKEKGKRHPTVKDNALIATGAKVLGSITIGESAKIGAGSVVLKDVPDHATVVGVPGKVVRQRGEKIRKDLDHHKLPDPVANRCEHLQQEIDELRAEIAELKEIVKGKEGNRYDVYKNL